One Entomomonas asaccharolytica DNA segment encodes these proteins:
- the putP gene encoding sodium/proline symporter PutP codes for MSANYQTTVTFILYIILMIIIGLYAYRSTKSFDDYILGGRSLGSLVTALSAGASDMSGWLLMGLPGAIYLSGLSEAWIAIGLTIGAWLNWLLVAGRLRVHTEHNHNALTLPDYFTARFDDHTRLLRIFSALIILIFFTLYCASGVVAGARLFESLFNLAPLADSINNIIGTSLSPYNIAMLLGATATIIYVCIGGFLAVSWTDTVQATLMLFVLLLTPVFVIISLSDWNTTVQTINSVRENVNVFDLFAVKGDTALIKTIAIISLAAWGLGYFGQPHILVRFMAADSVKNIPNARRIGMTWMILCLGGAVAAGFFGIAYFANNPDLSGAAVVAKNSEYIFIELSKALFNPWIVGIVLSGILAAVMSTLSCQLLVCSSALTEDFYKPFLRKGASQKELVWVGRVMVLLIAVVAIWLARDPNSKVLGMVSYAWAGFGAAFGPVILLSLFYRNMTKEGALAGMILGALTVLVWKQYGWFNLYEIVPGFILGIIAIIVGSKLTKPTEHMLKRFDEAEHQYRTLTGK; via the coding sequence ATGTCAGCAAACTATCAAACCACAGTAACATTTATACTGTACATTATTTTAATGATCATAATTGGGCTGTATGCCTATCGTTCTACTAAAAGTTTTGATGATTATATTTTAGGGGGAAGAAGTTTAGGCAGTTTAGTAACAGCACTTTCAGCAGGTGCATCTGATATGAGTGGCTGGTTATTAATGGGTTTGCCAGGTGCTATTTATTTATCAGGTTTATCAGAAGCGTGGATTGCCATTGGACTTACTATTGGTGCTTGGCTTAATTGGCTATTGGTAGCAGGTAGATTGCGAGTTCATACAGAGCATAACCATAATGCCCTTACCTTACCTGATTACTTTACAGCGCGCTTTGATGATCATACTCGTTTATTACGTATTTTCTCAGCACTTATCATTTTAATCTTTTTTACTCTTTATTGCGCATCAGGCGTTGTTGCAGGTGCTAGGCTTTTTGAAAGCCTATTCAATTTAGCACCACTTGCAGATAGCATCAATAATATTATTGGTACTAGTCTATCTCCTTATAATATTGCTATGTTACTAGGTGCAACCGCCACTATTATCTATGTTTGTATTGGTGGTTTCCTTGCTGTAAGTTGGACAGATACCGTACAAGCCACGTTAATGCTATTTGTATTATTACTCACCCCAGTTTTTGTTATTATTTCTTTATCAGATTGGAATACAACAGTTCAAACTATTAACTCAGTAAGAGAAAATGTTAATGTGTTTGACTTGTTTGCGGTGAAAGGAGATACAGCTTTAATTAAAACTATTGCTATAATCTCTCTAGCTGCTTGGGGCTTAGGCTATTTCGGTCAACCTCATATTTTAGTACGTTTTATGGCGGCTGATTCAGTAAAAAATATTCCTAATGCACGTCGTATTGGTATGACTTGGATGATTTTATGTCTAGGCGGTGCTGTAGCAGCAGGCTTCTTTGGTATTGCTTACTTTGCAAATAACCCAGACTTATCAGGTGCAGCTGTGGTTGCTAAAAACTCTGAATATATCTTTATTGAATTAAGTAAAGCGCTATTCAATCCTTGGATAGTAGGTATTGTATTATCAGGTATTTTAGCAGCTGTAATGAGTACATTAAGTTGCCAGTTATTGGTATGCTCCAGTGCTTTAACTGAAGATTTCTACAAACCATTCTTACGCAAAGGCGCTTCCCAAAAAGAGTTAGTATGGGTGGGGCGCGTTATGGTATTACTGATTGCTGTAGTTGCTATTTGGTTAGCAAGAGATCCTAACTCAAAAGTGCTAGGCATGGTTAGTTATGCGTGGGCAGGTTTTGGTGCAGCTTTTGGCCCAGTGATTCTACTTTCTTTATTCTATCGTAATATGACCAAAGAAGGTGCACTAGCAGGCATGATTCTAGGTGCTCTGACAGTACTTGTTTGGAAACAGTATGGTTGGTTTAATTTATATGAAATTGTGCCAGGTTTCATATTAGGTATTATTGCTATTATTGTAGGCAGTAAACTAACTAAACCTACAGAACATATGTTAAAACGCTTTGATGAAGCAGAACATCAGTACAGAACTTTAACAGGCAAATAA